A DNA window from Hypanus sabinus isolate sHypSab1 chromosome 27, sHypSab1.hap1, whole genome shotgun sequence contains the following coding sequences:
- the LOC132382105 gene encoding E3 ubiquitin-protein ligase RNF186-like: MEKKAVGSTSGSELDCPVCFNKYEPFIRKPKLLACQHCFCAICLKIMVSLKDGSWVVSCPLCRRCTLVPDALISSLPDSSGLMEVLPRRMSAFPESVPEVVLLPHLLQQSQPSTFTLLAHISDSSSSADGEDEHFRDRVTTSAIRRFLVTMLFFLILLYGLQYFFKNSTLIWILVIMTVVCALAGLVLLYFTCQNTRSGETRRSWNLLTFLSGH; this comes from the coding sequence ATGGAGAAGAAGGCTGTTGGAAGTACCTCAGGGTCAGAGCTTGACTGCCCAGTTTGCTTCAACAAGTATGAACCTTTCATTCGTAAGCCCAAGCTCCTGGCCTGCCAGCACTGTTTCTGTGCAATCTGCCTGAAGATCATGGTGTCACTTAAGGATGGATCTTGGGTGGTCTCCTGCCCGCTCTGCAGGCGCTGCACGCTGGTGCCGGATGCATTGATCAGCAGCCTCCCGGACAGTAGCGGCCTGATGGAGGTCCTGCCCAGAAGGATGTCCGCCTTCCCGGAATCGGTGCCTGAGGTTGTCCTGTTGCCACACTTGCTACAGCAGTCCCAGCCCAGCACTTTCACCCTGCTCGCCCACATCAGCGACTCCAGCAGCTCTGCAGACGGTGAAGATGAACACTTCAGGGATCGGGTGaccacctctgccatcaggcgcTTTCTGGTGACCATGCTCTTTTTCCTGATCCTCTTGTATGGACTTCAATATTTCTTCAAGAACTCTACACTGATCTGGATCCTTGTCATAATGACTGTTGTGTGTGCATTGGCAGGGCTGGTCCTCCTATACTTCACATGTCAGAACACCAGGAGCGGGGAGACCAGGAGATCCTGGAATCTCCTGACCTTTCTCTCAGGCCACTGA